One genomic segment of Pseudomonadota bacterium includes these proteins:
- the moaC gene encoding cyclic pyranopterin monophosphate synthase MoaC: protein MSKLTHLDAKNRPTMVDVGAKAATHREASAEAVVKLPQAVARELAKTGHRTKKGPVFDTAIVAGVMAAKRTHEIIPFCHPLALERCSIDIADGPRGTIRIVCNVAVNHKTGVEMEALMGATAAALTIYDMCKALSHDIEIGPVRLLRKTGGKRDFARAPAPRKRASRKARA from the coding sequence ATGTCCAAACTTACGCATCTCGACGCAAAGAACCGGCCCACGATGGTCGATGTCGGAGCCAAGGCCGCCACGCACCGCGAAGCCAGCGCCGAGGCGGTAGTCAAACTACCGCAGGCGGTCGCGCGTGAGCTCGCGAAGACCGGGCATCGCACGAAGAAGGGTCCAGTGTTCGACACGGCCATCGTCGCCGGCGTCATGGCCGCCAAACGCACGCACGAGATCATCCCGTTCTGCCATCCGCTCGCGCTCGAGCGCTGCTCGATCGACATCGCGGACGGGCCGCGCGGCACCATCCGCATCGTCTGCAACGTCGCCGTGAATCACAAGACCGGCGTCGAGATGGAAGCGCTCATGGGCGCCACCGCCGCCGCGCTCACGATCTACGACATGTGCAAGGCGCTGTCGCACGACATCGAGATCGGCCCGGTGCGGCTGCTGCGCAAGACCGGCGGCAAGCGCGACTTCGCGCGCGCGCCGGCGCCCCGCAAGCGCGCCAGCCGCAAAGCCCGCGCATGA
- a CDS encoding tetratricopeptide repeat protein — translation MILTLAILALLPHVARAQDDKSAHPLLQLARERVLKGGVQRGAPGVSGVREAEHQLAQAKAPPDEQCAGSLGATAFADLHGEVAAARSGEGDFAGAAAAYRSAHACRPRDANILAALAGVLFDARDYAGAREAINASLVIDARVISTNRIAGNIDFVAERWADAIGRFHYVASGDIDRTMAGYGQLMYWLAQARAGMAKPQFVTRTPGTGWPQPLLLYMSGEFTEAELLVPIEDGDRAGNEQPNTSTDERLCEALFYVGEAYWARGEPTVARDYFAALVNLKVLYFLEHGLALAEIAKLRSR, via the coding sequence TTGATCCTTACCCTGGCGATTCTCGCGCTGCTGCCGCATGTGGCGCGGGCGCAGGACGATAAATCCGCGCATCCGCTGCTGCAGTTGGCGCGCGAACGCGTGCTGAAGGGCGGCGTGCAACGCGGGGCTCCCGGTGTGTCGGGGGTGCGCGAGGCGGAGCATCAGCTTGCACAGGCGAAAGCGCCTCCCGACGAACAATGCGCCGGCAGTCTCGGCGCGACGGCGTTTGCGGATCTCCACGGGGAAGTCGCTGCGGCGCGCAGTGGTGAGGGCGACTTCGCGGGTGCCGCGGCCGCGTATCGCAGCGCGCACGCCTGTCGCCCACGCGACGCCAACATCCTCGCGGCGCTGGCCGGTGTGTTGTTCGACGCGCGGGACTACGCGGGTGCCCGCGAGGCGATCAACGCCTCTCTCGTGATCGACGCGCGAGTCATCAGCACGAACCGGATCGCCGGCAACATCGATTTCGTCGCGGAACGCTGGGCCGACGCCATCGGTCGCTTTCATTACGTCGCGAGCGGCGACATCGATCGCACGATGGCGGGGTACGGCCAGCTCATGTACTGGCTGGCGCAGGCGCGCGCCGGCATGGCCAAGCCGCAATTCGTGACGCGTACGCCGGGAACCGGGTGGCCGCAGCCGTTGCTGCTGTACATGAGCGGTGAATTCACCGAAGCGGAGTTGCTCGTACCGATCGAAGACGGCGACCGCGCCGGAAACGAACAGCCCAATACGAGCACGGATGAAAGGTTGTGCGAGGCACTTTTCTATGTCGGCGAGGCTTACTGGGCCCGCGGCGAACCTACGGTAGCGCGCGACTATTTCGCGGCGCTGGTGAATCTCAAGGTGCTCTATTTCCTGGAGCACGGCCTCGCGCTCGCAGAGATCGCCAAGCTGCGCTCCCGGTAA
- the moaA gene encoding GTP 3',8-cyclase MoaA: MRRPIHDLRISVMDRCNFRCPYCMPRETFHESYRFLKSTERLDFAEILRLARVFARAGVKKLRITGGEPLLRPNLPDLIGDLTSLAGIEDIALTTNGVLLPKYATELKAAGLNRITVSLDTLDPEVFARMSGGFGGVAEVLEGIEHARRAGLGPIKVNTVVQRGVNDHTLLDLVEHFRGTGVIVRFIEYMDVGTRNHWNPALVVPSRELAARIHARWPIAPRDRNYRGEVAERHVFEDGAGEIGFISSVSQPFCGDCSRARISSDGSFYTCLFATQGVDLRGPLRAGATDDEIHELIRGVWTGRRDRYSELRASMRDAAALHKIEMNYIGG; encoded by the coding sequence ATGCGCCGCCCGATCCACGATCTGCGTATCTCGGTGATGGACCGTTGCAATTTCCGCTGCCCGTATTGCATGCCGCGCGAGACGTTTCACGAGTCGTACCGTTTCCTCAAATCCACCGAACGGCTCGACTTTGCGGAAATCCTCAGGCTCGCGCGCGTGTTCGCGCGCGCGGGCGTGAAGAAACTGCGGATCACGGGCGGTGAACCGCTGCTGCGGCCGAATCTTCCCGATCTGATCGGCGACCTGACCTCGCTCGCCGGCATCGAGGACATCGCGCTCACGACCAATGGTGTCTTGCTGCCGAAGTACGCCACCGAGCTGAAGGCTGCCGGGCTCAACCGGATTACCGTGAGTCTCGACACGCTCGACCCGGAGGTGTTCGCGCGCATGAGCGGCGGGTTCGGTGGCGTCGCCGAAGTGCTCGAAGGCATCGAACACGCGCGCCGCGCAGGGCTCGGGCCGATCAAGGTGAACACCGTCGTGCAACGGGGCGTGAACGATCACACGCTGCTCGATCTCGTCGAACACTTTCGCGGCACGGGGGTCATCGTGCGCTTCATCGAATACATGGACGTCGGCACGCGTAATCACTGGAACCCGGCGCTGGTGGTGCCGTCGCGCGAACTGGCGGCGCGTATCCACGCGCGCTGGCCGATCGCGCCGCGCGATCGCAACTACCGCGGCGAAGTCGCCGAGCGGCACGTATTCGAGGACGGCGCGGGCGAAATCGGCTTCATCTCCTCGGTGTCCCAGCCGTTCTGCGGCGACTGCTCGCGCGCGCGCATCTCGTCCGACGGGTCGTTCTATACGTGCCTGTTCGCCACCCAGGGCGTGGATCTGCGCGGCCCGCTGCGCGCGGGCGCGACGGATGACGAAATACACGAACTGATCCGCGGCGTGTGGACCGGCCGCCGCGACCGGTACAGCGAGCTGCGCGCCTCGATGCGCGACGCCGCGGCCCTGCACAAGATAGAAATGAACTACATCGGCGGCTGA
- a CDS encoding glutamate-5-semialdehyde dehydrogenase produces MNRLGREAVAAAAVLALASTATKNLALAKIAAALRANRVALLAANALDMDAARAKGLSGAMLDRLALNEKGVEGMARGVEEIAALADPVGATIAQWTRPNGLDIARVRVPLGVIGIIYESRPNVTCDAGALCLKSGNAAILRGGSESVFSSRAIHACLVEGLEAAGMPAASIQLVPTTDRAAVGYLLSSMTEYIDVVVPRGGKSLVARVQEEARVPVIGHLEGVCHVYVDRDADLAMARSIVKNAKLRRTGVCGSAETLLVDAACAATHLAPVVKDLLDAGCEVRGDAAVQQVDARVKAATEQDWYTEYLDAIIAARVVDGVDAAIEHIAKYGSAHTDSIVTANAATAQRFLDRVDSAIVLHNASTQFADGGEFGMGAEIGISTDRFHARGPVGVEQLTSYKYVVRGNGQLRP; encoded by the coding sequence ATGAACCGGCTCGGGCGGGAGGCCGTCGCGGCTGCCGCGGTGTTGGCGCTGGCGAGTACGGCCACCAAGAATCTGGCGCTGGCGAAGATCGCCGCGGCGCTGCGCGCCAATCGGGTGGCGCTGCTGGCCGCGAATGCGCTCGACATGGACGCTGCACGCGCCAAGGGCCTGTCTGGGGCCATGCTCGATCGGCTGGCGCTCAACGAGAAAGGCGTGGAGGGCATGGCGCGCGGTGTGGAAGAGATCGCCGCGCTGGCCGATCCGGTGGGCGCGACCATCGCGCAATGGACGCGGCCCAACGGGCTCGACATCGCGCGCGTGCGCGTGCCGCTCGGCGTGATCGGCATCATCTACGAGAGCCGGCCCAACGTGACCTGCGATGCCGGCGCGTTGTGCCTGAAGTCTGGTAATGCGGCCATCCTGCGCGGTGGCTCCGAGAGCGTGTTTTCGAGCCGCGCGATTCATGCCTGCCTGGTGGAAGGACTGGAGGCGGCCGGAATGCCGGCGGCGAGCATCCAGCTCGTGCCGACGACTGATCGCGCCGCCGTCGGTTATCTGCTGTCTTCGATGACCGAATACATCGACGTGGTCGTGCCGCGCGGCGGCAAGAGCCTCGTGGCGCGCGTGCAGGAAGAGGCGCGGGTGCCGGTGATCGGGCATCTCGAAGGCGTATGCCACGTGTATGTCGATCGTGATGCGGATCTCGCGATGGCGCGGTCCATCGTCAAGAACGCCAAGCTGCGGCGCACCGGCGTCTGCGGTTCGGCCGAGACCTTGCTGGTCGACGCCGCCTGCGCCGCGACGCATCTCGCGCCGGTGGTGAAGGATCTGCTCGATGCCGGCTGCGAAGTGCGCGGCGATGCGGCCGTGCAGCAGGTGGACGCGCGCGTCAAGGCCGCCACCGAGCAGGATTGGTACACCGAGTATCTCGACGCGATCATCGCCGCGCGCGTGGTGGATGGCGTCGATGCCGCGATCGAACACATCGCCAAGTACGGTTCGGCGCACACAGACAGCATCGTGACCGCGAACGCGGCCACCGCGCAGCGTTTCCTCGATCGGGTAGATAGCGCCATCGTGCTGCACAACGCGTCGACGCAGTTCGCAGACGGGGGGGAATTCGGCATGGGCGCTGAGATCGGCATCTCCACCGACCGCTTTCATGCGCGCGGGCCGGTAGGCGTGGAGCAGCTCACGTCGTACAAATACGTCGTCCGCGGCAACGGGCAGCTCCGACCGTAA
- the lpxL gene encoding LpxL/LpxP family Kdo(2)-lipid IV(A) lauroyl/palmitoleoyl acyltransferase — protein sequence MKAAFLHPRYWPTWLGLGILRVFEPLPHGLLYLLGRGVGRFFYLFPTSFKRIARRNIELCLPELDAATKRKILREHFAGLGNALFETAISWWSSNERIRHITLMTGLEHLKAAQATGRGVLLLSAHFNSIEIGCRALAARMPLNVMYRPTKNELIGEFVHSRRAVQTRRAIPRDDVRTLIKALKDGDVVWYAPDQSFRKKGAEMVKLFGIPAATNTATSRIAGMTQALVLPYFFERLPGGGYRGTIHPPLDNFPTDDPVADTERFNRIVEAEVRRVPDQYLWIHRRFKGLTPDYPDYYSAKLNRS from the coding sequence GTGAAAGCCGCCTTCCTGCATCCCAGGTACTGGCCGACCTGGCTCGGCCTCGGCATCCTGCGCGTGTTCGAGCCGTTGCCGCACGGCCTGCTCTATCTACTCGGCCGCGGTGTTGGGCGGTTCTTCTATCTGTTCCCCACCTCGTTCAAACGCATCGCCCGGCGCAACATCGAGTTGTGCCTGCCCGAGCTCGACGCCGCGACGAAACGGAAAATCCTGCGCGAACACTTCGCAGGCCTGGGAAACGCGTTGTTCGAAACCGCGATCAGCTGGTGGTCGTCGAACGAACGCATCCGCCACATCACGCTGATGACCGGCCTCGAGCACCTCAAGGCCGCCCAGGCCACCGGCCGCGGCGTGTTGCTGCTCTCCGCCCATTTCAATTCCATCGAGATCGGCTGCCGCGCCCTGGCGGCGCGTATGCCGCTCAACGTGATGTACCGCCCGACCAAGAACGAACTGATCGGCGAGTTCGTCCACTCGCGCCGTGCCGTGCAGACCCGGCGCGCCATTCCGCGCGATGACGTGCGTACGCTCATCAAGGCGCTCAAGGACGGCGACGTGGTCTGGTACGCGCCCGACCAGAGCTTTCGCAAGAAGGGCGCCGAGATGGTGAAGCTGTTCGGCATCCCCGCCGCCACCAACACCGCGACTTCCCGCATCGCCGGAATGACCCAAGCGCTGGTGCTGCCGTATTTCTTCGAGCGGCTGCCGGGCGGGGGTTATCGCGGCACGATCCACCCGCCGCTCGACAACTTCCCCACCGACGACCCGGTGGCCGACACAGAGCGCTTCAATCGCATCGTCGAGGCGGAAGTGCGGCGCGTGCCCGATCAATACCTGTGGATTCACCGGCGATTCAAGGGTTTGACGCCGGACTACCCGGACTACTACTCGGCCAAGCTGAACCGCAGCTGA
- a CDS encoding ABC transporter substrate-binding protein — MLFLAGVLLTACAREKQDERIVLGFSQIGAESEWRRVNTESIRSAAATSNIDLHFSDARQQQENQLAALRTFIAEKVDVIAFSPVVETGWDTVLREAKAANIPVIVTDRAVASDSSLYVGFIGSDFVEQGRKAGRWVVEKFKDARGDVNIVELQGTAGSAPANDRQKGFEEIIAANPQLKIIRSLRGDFTRDGGKEVMAAFLEAEQKPIHLLFAHNDDMALGAIQALEAAGKHPGSEIVIVSIDAVKGAFEAMIAGKLNATIECNPLLGPQLMTSVTEVVAGRAIPKRSVLDDQVFTMETARQALPSRKY; from the coding sequence CTGCTCTTCCTGGCTGGCGTGTTGCTCACGGCCTGCGCACGCGAGAAGCAAGACGAACGCATCGTCCTCGGCTTCAGCCAGATCGGCGCCGAAAGCGAATGGCGCAGGGTGAACACGGAGTCGATCAGATCCGCGGCCGCCACCAGCAACATCGACCTGCATTTTTCCGACGCGCGGCAGCAGCAGGAAAACCAGCTCGCGGCATTGCGAACCTTCATCGCCGAGAAGGTGGACGTGATCGCGTTCTCGCCGGTGGTCGAAACCGGCTGGGACACCGTGTTGCGGGAAGCGAAGGCCGCGAACATTCCGGTGATCGTCACCGATCGCGCAGTAGCCTCCGACTCCTCTCTCTATGTCGGATTCATCGGCTCGGACTTCGTCGAGCAAGGCCGCAAGGCCGGGCGCTGGGTCGTCGAAAAATTCAAGGACGCCAGAGGCGACGTGAACATCGTCGAGCTGCAGGGCACGGCCGGATCCGCGCCGGCGAACGATCGCCAGAAGGGTTTCGAGGAAATCATCGCCGCGAACCCGCAGCTGAAGATCATCCGTTCGCTGCGCGGGGACTTCACGCGGGACGGGGGCAAGGAAGTGATGGCCGCCTTCCTCGAGGCGGAACAGAAGCCTATCCACTTGCTGTTCGCGCACAACGACGACATGGCCCTCGGCGCGATCCAGGCACTCGAAGCGGCCGGCAAACACCCGGGTAGCGAGATCGTGATCGTGTCGATCGATGCGGTGAAAGGCGCATTCGAGGCGATGATCGCCGGCAAGCTGAACGCGACGATCGAGTGCAACCCATTGCTGGGGCCGCAGCTGATGACTTCGGTCACCGAAGTAGTCGCCGGGCGGGCGATCCCCAAGAGGAGCGTCCTCGACGACCAGGTTTTCACCATGGAAACGGCGAGGCAGGCCCTTCCGTCGCGCAAGTATTGA
- a CDS encoding ThiF family adenylyltransferase produces the protein MSAFRFSTVALDTAALQREVRDESCGGFASFEGWVRNHNEGHAVTRLEYEAFAELAEKEGARIVAAAVEKFGVTRAACVHRVGTLAIGDVAVWVGASAAHRDEAFRACRFIIDEVKHRLPIWKKETYVNGDSGWVNCERCATPGAHEPHHEHPDEHRHLHGHDGAVTPAPDYSRQIALREVGPAGQARLRSASVLVVGAGGLGVPVLQYLAGAGIGRLGIVDGDRLEPSNLHRQTWYALADCGQEKSTLATARVRALNPDVRVESHALRLDAGNAGRLSAGFDLILDCSDNFSTKFLLNDLALRTGTPVLFASVYQYEGQLQMVRGDDASPCLRCVWPEATRDGLVGNCSEAGVLGPVPGVFGSLQALEALKFLLGLPGLTPGEMLIFDLVTLSTQRLRARRAVDCVAHRDAKAPVEAPAADLEMQFASLAQAQAAGFQLVDVRDSRELDAEPLPAQPSLHLPTAKLLTGAAALNLDGRYLLVCATGKRSMAAADLLRSQGFRECRSLRGGLRALKASV, from the coding sequence ATGAGCGCCTTCCGCTTCAGCACCGTGGCGCTCGATACCGCGGCGCTGCAACGCGAAGTACGCGACGAAAGCTGCGGTGGCTTCGCGTCCTTCGAGGGCTGGGTACGAAATCACAACGAAGGCCACGCGGTGACACGCCTCGAATACGAGGCGTTCGCCGAACTGGCCGAGAAAGAAGGCGCGCGCATCGTCGCGGCGGCCGTCGAGAAGTTTGGCGTGACGCGCGCGGCATGTGTGCACCGCGTGGGTACGCTGGCGATCGGCGACGTCGCCGTGTGGGTGGGCGCGAGCGCCGCGCACCGCGACGAAGCGTTTCGCGCCTGCCGATTCATCATCGACGAAGTCAAACACCGCCTGCCGATCTGGAAGAAGGAAACCTACGTCAACGGCGATTCCGGCTGGGTGAATTGCGAGCGTTGCGCGACACCCGGCGCGCATGAACCGCATCACGAACACCCGGACGAGCACCGGCATTTGCACGGGCACGACGGCGCCGTGACGCCCGCGCCTGACTACTCGCGCCAGATCGCCCTGCGCGAGGTGGGCCCGGCCGGACAGGCGCGGCTGCGATCCGCCTCGGTGCTGGTCGTTGGCGCGGGCGGTCTGGGCGTGCCGGTGCTGCAATATCTCGCCGGCGCGGGAATCGGCCGGCTCGGCATCGTCGACGGCGATCGTCTCGAGCCCTCGAACCTGCACCGCCAGACCTGGTACGCACTGGCCGATTGCGGGCAGGAAAAATCCACGCTCGCTACCGCGCGCGTGCGCGCGCTCAATCCGGATGTGCGAGTCGAATCCCATGCGTTGCGCCTCGATGCGGGCAACGCCGGACGGTTGAGCGCCGGCTTCGATCTCATCCTCGACTGCAGCGACAATTTCAGCACCAAGTTCCTGCTCAACGATCTGGCACTGCGCACCGGCACGCCGGTGTTGTTCGCCAGCGTCTATCAATACGAAGGCCAGCTGCAGATGGTGCGCGGCGATGACGCCTCGCCCTGCCTGCGTTGCGTGTGGCCGGAAGCCACGCGCGATGGCCTGGTCGGCAATTGTTCGGAGGCCGGAGTGCTGGGACCCGTGCCCGGCGTGTTCGGCAGTCTGCAGGCGCTCGAGGCGCTCAAATTTCTGCTGGGGCTGCCCGGGCTTACGCCTGGCGAGATGCTGATATTCGATCTGGTCACGCTGAGCACGCAGCGGTTGCGCGCCCGGCGCGCGGTGGATTGTGTCGCGCACCGCGATGCGAAAGCGCCCGTGGAGGCGCCCGCGGCCGATCTCGAAATGCAGTTCGCGTCGTTGGCGCAAGCGCAGGCCGCGGGCTTCCAGCTCGTCGACGTGCGCGATTCGCGCGAACTCGACGCCGAGCCGCTGCCCGCGCAGCCGTCGCTGCACCTGCCGACCGCCAAACTACTGACCGGCGCCGCCGCGCTGAACCTCGACGGGCGTTATCTGCTGGTATGCGCGACCGGCAAACGCAGCATGGCGGCCGCCGACCTGTTGCGTTCGCAGGGTTTTCGCGAATGCCGTTCGTTGCGCGGCGGCCTCAGGGCGCTGAAAGCTTCCGTTTGA
- a CDS encoding NTP transferase domain-containing protein: protein MSPLAPLQGLVLAGGRSTRMQRDKAALEYRPGQTQLDAAMQLLEGRVARAFVSVRTEQRADGARARHPQIVDRGGVEGPIAGISAALAEYPDAAWLVLACDLPYLDARTLDKLVAARRAGLVAIAYKSSHDGLPEPLCTIYEPAARPLLEAHIAAGKNCPRKFLINTPAVELLEQPDARALDNVNTVEEYGRAMTDLNDARAPARQIRVQYYALLREQAGRSDETLTTRSRTPRELYAELGTRYPFTLPAEMLRVAINAEFGDWSQALNSGDAVVFIPPVAGG, encoded by the coding sequence ATGAGCCCGCTCGCGCCGCTGCAGGGTCTGGTACTGGCGGGCGGCCGCAGCACGCGCATGCAGCGCGACAAGGCAGCGCTCGAATACCGGCCCGGTCAGACGCAGCTCGACGCCGCGATGCAGCTGCTGGAAGGACGCGTCGCGCGCGCCTTCGTCTCCGTGCGCACCGAGCAACGCGCGGACGGCGCCCGCGCCCGCCATCCGCAGATCGTGGATCGCGGCGGCGTGGAAGGCCCCATCGCCGGCATCAGCGCTGCGCTGGCGGAATACCCGGACGCCGCCTGGCTGGTGCTGGCCTGCGACCTGCCCTATCTCGATGCGCGCACGCTCGACAAGTTAGTCGCCGCGCGCCGCGCCGGCCTGGTCGCCATCGCCTACAAGTCGAGCCACGACGGCCTGCCCGAGCCGCTGTGCACCATCTACGAACCCGCGGCGCGCCCACTGCTCGAGGCGCATATCGCCGCCGGCAAGAACTGCCCGCGCAAATTCCTCATCAACACGCCCGCGGTCGAACTGCTCGAGCAACCGGATGCGCGCGCGCTCGACAACGTCAATACCGTGGAAGAGTATGGTCGCGCCATGACCGACCTGAATGACGCCCGCGCGCCCGCGCGTCAGATCCGCGTGCAGTACTACGCGTTGTTGCGCGAACAGGCGGGCCGCAGCGACGAGACGCTGACCACGCGCTCGCGCACGCCGCGCGAGTTGTACGCGGAGCTCGGCACGCGTTATCCATTTACGTTGCCGGCCGAGATGCTGCGCGTCGCGATCAACGCGGAATTCGGCGACTGGTCGCAGGCCTTGAATTCCGGTGACGCGGTCGTGTTCATTCCACCGGTGGCGGGCGGATGA
- a CDS encoding molybdopterin molybdotransferase MoeA encodes MLTPAQAETLIEQHLACLPIESLPLTQAAGAVLRENIYAERDQPPFDRVAMDGIALNASSITGNGGRLRVAGTQNAGDPPQSLADPDSCIEIMTGAMLPAGCDAVVPVEQVQRNGAFAEIGRKPLSSWQNVHRRGSDCRQGALLLAAGTRLSAPEVAIAAGAGMARVRVSAQPMIVVISTGNELIEPGELIQPHQVRRSNAYGITASLRQHGFTRVSDDHVRDDEGELEQRLTFHLRTHDVLILSGGVSMGRLDLVPKVLEKLGVSLVFHHVAQRPGKPMWFGVSQAGPAVFALPGNPVSTLVCLARYVLPALRTAMGQAPADPARIALTAPVDVKAPLAFYLPVKLRSDDWGRTSAEPAPTNGSGDFTALAGTDGFVELPPGPNTYPKGFVARFYRW; translated from the coding sequence ATGTTGACGCCTGCCCAGGCCGAGACTCTCATCGAGCAGCACCTCGCGTGCCTGCCGATCGAGTCCTTGCCGTTGACCCAGGCCGCTGGCGCCGTGCTCCGCGAGAACATCTACGCGGAGCGCGACCAGCCGCCGTTCGATCGCGTGGCCATGGATGGCATCGCATTGAACGCGTCTTCCATCACCGGCAACGGCGGGCGGCTACGCGTCGCGGGCACGCAGAACGCCGGCGATCCGCCGCAGTCGCTGGCCGATCCGGATTCCTGCATCGAGATCATGACCGGCGCGATGTTGCCCGCCGGTTGCGATGCCGTCGTGCCGGTCGAACAGGTGCAACGTAACGGCGCGTTCGCGGAGATCGGCCGCAAGCCGCTCTCGTCCTGGCAGAACGTGCACCGCCGCGGTTCGGACTGCCGGCAAGGCGCGCTGTTGCTGGCGGCCGGAACCCGGCTGTCGGCGCCCGAAGTCGCCATCGCGGCCGGCGCCGGCATGGCGCGCGTGCGCGTGAGCGCGCAGCCGATGATCGTGGTCATTTCCACCGGCAACGAACTCATCGAACCGGGCGAGTTGATCCAGCCGCACCAGGTGCGCCGCTCGAACGCGTATGGCATCACCGCGTCATTGCGGCAGCACGGCTTCACGCGCGTCTCCGACGATCACGTCCGCGACGACGAAGGCGAGCTCGAACAGCGCCTGACGTTTCATCTGCGCACCCACGACGTGTTGATCCTCTCGGGCGGCGTGTCGATGGGCAGGCTCGACCTGGTGCCGAAGGTGCTGGAGAAACTGGGCGTGTCGCTGGTGTTTCACCACGTGGCGCAGCGGCCGGGCAAACCGATGTGGTTCGGCGTCTCGCAAGCGGGGCCGGCGGTGTTCGCGTTGCCCGGCAATCCGGTCTCCACGCTGGTGTGCCTCGCGCGCTACGTGCTGCCGGCGTTGCGCACCGCGATGGGCCAGGCGCCGGCCGATCCGGCACGCATCGCGCTGACCGCGCCGGTGGACGTCAAGGCGCCGCTGGCGTTCTATCTACCGGTCAAGCTGCGCAGCGACGACTGGGGGCGTACTTCGGCGGAACCGGCGCCGACGAACGGCTCGGGCGATTTCACCGCGCTCGCCGGCACCGATGGCTTCGTCGAACTACCGCCCGGACCGAACACCTATCCGAAGGGATTCGTGGCGCGTTTTTACCGTTGGTAG
- a CDS encoding aldose epimerase family protein, with the protein MVRNFGRLPDGNEVDVYSLGSEQGLQAEILTLGGTLRGLSLPVKGKRIPLVLSLPDLPAYLKDTSYLGQLVGRYGNRIAGAAFELDGEKYKLTANNGPNTLHGGDVGFGKYLWKVLGSGGGRNSYVKLGHHSPAGSNGFPGNLDVTALISIYDNTLTLAYEATADAPTPINFTWHPYFNISGDPQRPIDEQRLMLTASHYLPINEARVPTGEIAPVAGTPFDFRRAKTVRVPPPAAHPQIALTGGFDHCWVLDKDARVAADLYSPASGVRMMVRTNLPGVQVYGAYHLTTAYPGLHAICIEPENFPDAPNHANFPNSILRPGETHRSFMSFTFKA; encoded by the coding sequence ATGGTCCGCAATTTCGGCCGGCTGCCCGACGGCAATGAAGTCGATGTCTATAGCCTGGGCTCGGAACAGGGTCTGCAGGCCGAAATCCTCACCTTGGGTGGCACGCTGCGCGGCCTGTCGTTGCCCGTGAAAGGCAAACGTATTCCGCTGGTGTTGTCGCTGCCCGACCTGCCGGCCTACCTCAAGGACACTTCTTATCTGGGCCAGCTGGTCGGCCGCTACGGCAATCGCATCGCCGGCGCCGCGTTCGAGCTGGACGGAGAAAAATACAAACTGACCGCCAACAACGGTCCCAACACACTGCACGGCGGCGATGTCGGTTTCGGCAAGTACCTGTGGAAAGTGCTCGGCAGTGGCGGCGGCCGCAACAGCTACGTCAAGCTCGGACATCACTCGCCGGCCGGCAGCAACGGTTTCCCCGGCAATCTCGACGTCACCGCGCTCATCAGCATCTACGACAACACACTGACGCTGGCCTACGAAGCGACCGCCGACGCGCCGACGCCGATCAACTTCACCTGGCATCCCTACTTCAACATCTCGGGCGACCCGCAGCGTCCGATCGACGAGCAGCGCCTCATGCTGACCGCCAGCCACTATCTACCCATCAACGAGGCGCGCGTCCCGACCGGCGAAATCGCGCCGGTGGCGGGCACCCCGTTCGACTTCCGGCGCGCGAAGACCGTGCGCGTCCCGCCGCCCGCCGCGCATCCGCAGATCGCGCTGACCGGCGGCTTCGACCATTGCTGGGTGCTCGACAAGGATGCGCGCGTGGCCGCCGATCTGTATTCACCCGCCAGCGGCGTACGCATGATGGTGCGCACCAACCTGCCCGGCGTGCAGGTGTATGGCGCCTACCACCTCACCACCGCCTATCCGGGGTTACACGCGATCTGCATCGAGCCCGAGAATTTCCCGGACGCGCCGAATCACGCGAACTTCCCGAACAGCATCCTGCGGCCCGGCGAGACGCACCGCTCGTTCATGAGCTTCACGTTCAAGGCGTGA